One window of the Oncorhynchus mykiss isolate Arlee chromosome 5, USDA_OmykA_1.1, whole genome shotgun sequence genome contains the following:
- the LOC110523258 gene encoding D-dopachrome decarboxylase-A yields MPFIDLESNLAASKFSEDFLKKLGSKTAAVLGKPEERMMLVVKPGLPMLMGGTCAPCVILSVSAIGVTDTAEKNKEHSANIFTFLIEELGLTEDRIVIRFYALEPHQVGKKGTVMSYL; encoded by the exons ATGCCGTTCATTGATTTGGAAAGTAACTTAGCTGCTAGTAAGTTTTCTGAGGATTTCTTGAAAAAGCTAGGGTCCAAAACAGCTGCTGTTCTAGGCAAACCCGAAGAG AGAATGATGTTGGTGGTGAAGCCTGGACTGCCAATGCTCATGGGTGGAACTTGCGCTCCGTGCGTCATACTGTCCGTGTCCGCCATCGGCGTCACTGACACTGCggagaagaacaaggaacacagtGCCAATATCTTCACTTTTCTTATTGAAGAACTTGGTCTTACTGaagacag GATCGTGATCAGGTTCTATGCACTGGAGCCTCATCAGGTTGGAAAGAAAGGTACTGTTATGAGTTACCTGTAG